One region of Trachemys scripta elegans isolate TJP31775 chromosome 8, CAS_Tse_1.0, whole genome shotgun sequence genomic DNA includes:
- the IRF1 gene encoding interferon regulatory factor 1, producing MPVTRMRMRPWLELQINSNQIPGLVWINKDKMMFQIPWKHAAKHGWDIDKDACLFRSWAIHTGRYKVGEKEPDPKTWKANFRCAMNSLPDIEEVKDKSINKGCSAVRVYRMLPPLTKLQKKERKSKSSRESKSRSKRKSYEDQRMDEAVEALNSSSLPDDHSGYTVHSYAEQEVELENASITLDLSPCDMNALTDWRTPMEIAMADSTNDLYQLQVSPLASSSEVTDDDAEEMKEQLYKLFEQDWHATSVGGKGYLTNEPGTQNICSNFSYKEQDSEIDTTSGEIEFRFCTDLKSSLEFSWLDTVRSTGIQAIPCSL from the exons ATGCCAGTAACAAGAATGCGCATGAGGCCTTGGCTGGAGTTGCAGATTAATTCCAATCAAATACCAGGATTGGTGTGGATCAACAAG GATAAGATGATGTTCCAGATCCCATGGAAACATGCAGCTAAACATGGCTGGGATATAGATAAAGATGCCTGCCTTTTCCGAAGCTGGGCCATTCATACTG GGAGATACAAGGTAGGCGAGAAAGAGCCGGACCCCAAAACTTGGAAGGCAAATTTCCGCTGTGCCATGAATTCACTGCCTGATATTGAGGAAGTGAAGGACAAAAGTATCAACAAAGGCTGCAGCGCAGTCCGGGTTTACAGGATGCTACCACCCTTAACAAAGCTTCAGAAAAAAG AAAGGAAGTCAAAGTCATCTAGAGAGTCAAAAAGCAGGAGTAAGAGAAAG tCATATGAAGACCAGAGGATGGATGAGGCAGTAGAAGCACTGAACAGCAGCAGTCTACCAGATGACCACAGTGGTTATACAGTTCACAGCTATGCAGAACAGGAAGTGGAGCTTGAGAACGCCTCCATCACTCTAG ATCTCTCACCGTGTGATATGAACGCACTGACAGATTGGAGGACTCCAATGGAAATAGCAATGGCTGACAGCACAAATGACCTTTACCAGCTTCAAGTGTCACCTTTGGCTTCATCTTCGGAAG TAACAGATGATGATGCAGAAGAAATGAAAGAGCAACTTTACAAG CTGTTTGAACAAGACTGGCATGCAACCAGTGTCGGTGGGAAAGGATATCTTACCAATGAGCCCGGCACACAAAACATCTgcagcaacttcagctacaaggaGCAAGATTCTGAAATAGATACAACCTCAG ggGAAATAGAGTTCAGATTTTGTACTGATCTGAAAAGCAGTCTAGAATTCTCTTGGCTGGACACCGTTCGATCTACTGGTATACAAGCCATTCCATGTAGCTTGTAA